Proteins encoded by one window of Melanotaenia boesemani isolate fMelBoe1 chromosome 10, fMelBoe1.pri, whole genome shotgun sequence:
- the si:ch211-256a21.4 gene encoding uncharacterized protein si:ch211-256a21.4 isoform X1, with protein sequence MKFLELGDSTSRFRSAQSWLGLTGCLCVCYAVCTPFWLKDKGLWAEWNDSKSDETNNEGDTVFSVLEAERVFGVVSFLMALATGALCLVIALCWTSETVRSYSNTRSLLIAGQALYPTTLLLLTMGSTGFFFLLSWSFFTHQHLEEIRQDFSSLGSSYWLGALGWALLLVVETIVFIAEQVVVPDILPDLERAVESWRIASQRENAKRSYSMGYQPAVYKSKLALKRVLSAP encoded by the exons atgaaGTTTCTTGAGCTGGGAGACTCCACCAGTCGCTTCAGGTCTGCTCAGTCCTGGTTGGGATTAACAGgttgcctctgtgtgtgttacGCTGTCTGTACACCCTTCTGGCTCAAAGATAAGGGACTGTGGGCTGAGTGGAATGACAGCAAAAGTGATGAGACAAATAATGAAGGTGATACTGTTTTCAGTG TTCTGGAAGCAGAGAGAGTATTTGGAGTCGTTTCCTTCTTGATGGCATTGGCCACTGGTGCTCTGTGCCTGGTGATCGCCCTCTGCTGGACATCTGAGACGGTGCGCTCCTACTCCAACACTCGCTCTCTCCTCATTGCAGGACAGGCTCTCTACCCCACCACCCTGCTGCTGCTCACCATGGGCTCCACAG gtttcttcttcctcctcagctggTCTTTTTTCACCCATCAGCACCTGGAGGAAATTCGCCAGGACTTTTCCAGCCTCGGTTCCTCCTACTGGCTGGGGGCTTTAGGCTGGGCTCTACTATTGGTTGTGGAGACTATTGTCTTTATTGCTGAACAAGTGGTTGTGCCAGACATCTTACCTGACTTAGAGAGGGCAGTGGAGTCATGGAGGATAGCTTCTCAACGTGAGAATGCTAAACGCTCCTACAGCATGGGCTATCAACCTGCTGTCTACAAAAGCAAGCTGGCTCTAAAGAGGGTTTTATCAGCACCATGA
- the accs gene encoding 1-aminocyclopropane-1-carboxylate synthase-like protein 1 produces the protein MMDFRGRRHERGSNWTDPEIVELLQLWSDESVQIELESSLRNQRVFDRIAHILREKGIYRTGDQCREKIKKMRLEYRRIKDNHKMRTWKFYDVMDRVLANRPAITYSSLGGAVIAQQVFQNSGGSDTYLQGVPAGSFGPASSGGFLFGQPPKIGDSLDIKCEDVEDSMLSSSVAPPEMYYGTGDEQETDGQSLLGTEDTLGQAESSANTRISPSGFSDLNISASATASSQTVAGPQDTSDQPSKGGSHPSTSMRHRKRRRGGKTSWGHGGCRSDGQGNLDKALVSFLSWQQSAEERLLSLEEARLDREMQAEERREQQEERRAEQERQHELRLFSMLTGVLFAVRQGAQATAPPDPCVSPSAHLSAPLMTTASPSVSSSLSQPTAEPPTVQAVSTQETKKSQLTSVTAHQMSENVSAPLRGAEAPGRSAYLSNRGNSIRQHQGILQEGFYQYGMDKHHHTDNPDGILNLGTSENKLCYDLLHTRLTEPDMLHVAPSLLQYSDWTGHTFLREEVAKFLTHYCCSPKPLNADNVVVMNGCGSLFSCLSAVICDPKDAILIPTPFYGVITEDLHFYSDVKLFHVPLDCEADGKDGKPFHLTAGKLEEGLKRAKQEGVNIRAVILMNPHNPLAEIYTLKEMIGFLEFAKRNELHVIVDEVYMLTIFDESVTFHSVLSMDSLPDPQRTHVMWGMSKDFAMSGIRIGTLYTENRELVEALAQLGSFHGIPGPSQHQVAQLLQDREWINRKFLPENRCRLKAAHSYLTGELRSLGIPFLDRPAALYVWADLRKYLRESSFEEELSLWRRFLRHKVLLSCGQAFSCSTPGWFRIVFADQQHHLQLGMKRIQKALKEAEEKRTSPNAHAIKGAVEESKKSVKQDNAESDNAVIINSTSSPQSKSSDQLKERDSPVPVTGSLDSEEFVLLDCQTSKPAESLDSLIGTLRQQIHSSDWLEKNTPELTAGEDPEILDVFKAMLQRARK, from the exons ATGATGGACTTTCGCGGCAGGAGGCATGAGAGAGGCAGCAACTGGACCGACCCGGAGATTGTGGAGCTGCTCCAGCTGTGGTCCGACGAGTCGGTTCAGATTGAACTAGAGAGCTCATTGCGCAACCAGCGCGTATTTGACCGTATTGCCCATATTCTGCGTGAAAAGGGCATTTACCGCACAGGTGACCAGTGCAGGGAGAAGATAAAAAAGATGAGGCTGGAGTATCGCCGCATCAAAGATAATCACAAAATGAGGACTTGGAAGTTCTATGATGTGATGGACCGAGTACTGGCGAACCGACCTGCCATTACCTACTCCTCCCTTGGTGGAGCTGTTATAGCTCAGCAGGTGTTTCAGAACTCAGGTGGGTCTGACACCTACCTGCAAGGAGTTCCGGCAGGCTCATTTGGTCCTGCTTCCTCGGGTGGGTTTTTGTTTGGTCAGCCCCCTAAAATAGGAGATTCGTTGGATATTAAATGTGAGGATGTTGAAGACAGCATGTTGAGCTCCAGTGTTGCACCCCCCGAAATGTATTATGGCACTGGAGATGAGCAAGAAACTGATGGACAGTCTCTGCTCGGAACAGAAGACACTCTGGGTCAAGCTGAGAGCTCAGCAAATACAAGAATCTCACCCTCAG GTTTTAGTGATCTGAACATTTCTGCCTCTGCGACAGCATCCAGCCAGACTGTTGCTGGTCCACAAGACACATCTGACCAGCCCAGTAAAGGGGGTTCTCATCCTTCAACTTCTATGAGACACAGGAAGCGTCGGCGAGGTGGGAAAACCTCGTGGGGCCATGGGGGTTGTAGATCTGATGGTCAGGGAAATCTTGATAAAGCCCTGGTCAGCTTTCTGAGCTGGCAGCAGTCTGCAGAGGAGCGTCTCCTCTCCCTGGAGGAGGCGAGGTTGGACCGAGAGATGCAGGCTGAGGAGCGTAGGGAGCAGCAGGAAGAGAGGAGGGCGGAGCAGGAACGTCAGCACGAGCTCCGTTTGTTCAGCATGCTCACAGGGGTGTTGTTTGCTGTCAGACAGGGCGCTCAGGCCACAGCACCGCCTGATCCCTGCGTGTCACCTTCAGCTCATCTGTCAGCTCCACTGATGACCACAGCCTCCCCCTCTGTCTCATCATCTTTATCTCAGCCAACTGCAGAACCTCCCACCGTGCAGGCCGTCTCCACTCAGGAGACAAAAAAGTCACAGCTCACATCTGTCACGGCCCACCAAATGTCAGAGAATGTTTCTGCACCACTGAGAGGTGCAGAGGCTCCTGGCCGCAGTGCGTACCTGTCCAATCGTGGTAACAGCATCCGACAGCATCAAGGCATTCTGCAGGAGGGTTTTTACCAGTATGGAATGGACaaacaccaccacacagataacCCTGAT gGTATACTCAACTTGGGTACCAGTGAGAACAAACTATGCTACGATCTCCTCCATACAAGA CTGACTGAACCTGACATGCTTCACGTTGCCCCCTCCTTGCTGCAGTATTCGGACTGGACGGGACACACTTT CCTGAGAGAGGAAGTGGCAAAATTCCTGACTCACTACTGCTGCTCTCCAAAGCCACTGAATGCTGACAAT GTTGTGGTGATGAATGGCTGTGGATCCCTCTTCTCATGTTTATCTGCAGTAATTTGTGATCCGAAAG ATGCAATCCTCATTCCTACTCCTTTCTATGGTGTTATCACTGAGGATCTGCACTTCTACAGTGATGTAAAACTCTTCCACGTTCCTCTCGATTGTGAG GCTGATGGCAAAGATGGCAAACCTTTCCATCTCACTGCAGGGAAATTAGAGGAAGGTCTTAAAAGGGCCAAGCAGGAG GGCGTTAATATTCGAGCTGTGATTCTGATGAACCCCCACAATCCTCTGGCTGAGATCTACACTCTGAAGGAAATGATTGGCTTCTTGGAGTTTGCCAAAAG AAACGAGCTCCATGTCATTGTGGATGAAGTGTACATGCTGACTATCTTTGATGAATCTGTCACCTTTCATAGTGTCCTTAGCATGGACAG TTTGCCCGACCCACAGAGGACACATGTGATGTGGGGGATGAGCAAG GACTTTGCAATGTCAGGAATCAGAATAGGCACTCTGTATACGGAGAACAGGGAGCTCGTGGAGGCTTTGGCCCAGCTGGGCTCCTTCCACGGCATTCCTGGACCCTCGCAGCACCAGGTAGCCCAGCTGCTTCAGGACAGAG AGTGGATCAACAGGAAGTTTTTGCCTGAGAACAGATGTAGACTGAAAGCTGCTCATAGCTACCTGACTGGGGAGCTGCGTAGTTTGGGCATCCCCTTCCTGGACAGGCCTGCTGCACTTTATGTGTGGGCAGACCTCAGAAAG TATCTCAGGGAGTCATCGTTTGAAGAGGAACTGTCTTTGTGGAGGCGTTTCCTTAGACACAAAGTGTTGTTGAGCTGTGGCCAGGCCTTCTCCTGCTCCACACCCGGATGGTTCCGAATTGTCTTTGCAGACCAACAGCATCATCTTCAGCTTG GCATGAAGCGAATTCAGAAGGCTTTAAAAGAAGCTGAAGAGAAAAGAACCAGCCCTAATGCACACGCCATCAAAGGGGCAGTTGAGGAAAGCAAAAAGTCTGTGAAGCAAGACAATGCAGAGTCGGACAATGCTGTGATTATCAATTCAACATCATCACCCCAGAGCAAGTCATCAGACCAGCTCAAAGAGAGGGATAGCCCTGTCCCTGTCACTGGCTCACTCGACTCTGAGGAGTTTGTTTTGCTAGACTGCCAAACATCTAAGCCCGCGGAGAGTCTGGACTCACTTATTGGTACGCTCAGGCAGCAAATCCATtcatctgattggctggagaAAAATACTCCAGAGCTTACTGCTGGAGAGGACCCAGAAATTCTTGATGTATTCAAGGCCATGCTGCAAAGAGCCAGAAAGTAA
- the rag2 gene encoding V(D)J recombination-activating protein 2, whose product MTLQPVTPVNCAGLLQPGCSLLQLDGEVLLFGQKGWPKRSCPTGVFGMRFKCGELKLRAISFSSDSCYLPPLRCPAVCRLDPYDGLPESYLIHGGRTPNNEISSSLYLLTMDSRGCNRKLTLRCKEKELVGEVPQARYGHTMSIVQSRGKTACVLFGGRSYMPAAERTTESWNSVVDCPPQVFLFDLEFGCSSVHTLPELTDGQSFHLALAREDCVYFIGGHSLTSDARPPRLFRLRVELLQGSPLLSCDTLDTGLSISSAIITRTGPTHKYIIVGGYQSDSQKRMECSTVILGEKGIHFEPLEPPKWTPDIIHSRTWFGGSTGERCVLLAVPTEGRSSQPDLHYFFQVSFQTEGDYKEEDGTLACSQESTDYDNSTPLEDSEELYFGREPHELEDSSDGEADTYNEEDEEDESQTGYWIKCCLGCQVDPNTWEPYYSTELHRPAMIFCSRGEGGHWVHAQCMELSETLLVRLSQGNKKYFCLDHGGLPYQEMTPPRQIMSIKRSPMKVKYRRTPLTMKMSPAKKNFFKRLFD is encoded by the coding sequence ATGACCCTGCAACCAGTAACTCCAGTGAACTGTGCAGGCCTTCTACAGCCTGGCTGCTCTCTGCTACAGCTGGATGGTGAAGTTCTCCTGTTTGGCCAAAAGGGCTGGCCAAAGCGCTCATGTCCGACAGGAGTGTTTGGGATGCGTTTTAAATGTGGCGAGTTGAAACTGAGGGCCATCTCCTTCTCCAGTGACTCTTGCTACCTCCCGCCACTACGCTGTCCAGCTGTATGCCGCCTTGACCCCTATGACGGCCTTCCTGAGAGTTATCTCATCCACGGTGGCCGTACCCCGAACAATGAGATCTCCTCGAGTTTGTACTTGCTGACCATGGATAGCCGTGGTTGTAATCGTAAGTTAACACTTAGGTGCAAGGAGAAAGAATTGGTGGGAGAAGTCCCACAAGCCCGATATGGCCACACAATGAGCATAGTTCAAAGTCGTGGGAAGACAGCTTGTGTGTTGTTTGGGGGTCGGTCCTACATGCCTGCAGCAGAGCGGACTACTGAGAGCTGGAACAGTGTCGTTGACTGTCCTCCTCAGGTTTTCCTGTTTGACCTGGAGTTTGGGTGCTCCTCTGTTCACACCTTACCTGAACTCACCGATGGACAGTCCTTTCATTTGGCTCTTGCCCGAGAGGACTGTGTCTACTTCATTGGAGGGCACTCACTCACCTCTGACGCTCGTCCACCTCGCCTGTTTCGCTTACGAGTCGAGCTCCTGCAGGGCAGCCCCTTGCTTTCCTGTGACACCCTTGATACAGGCTTATCCATCTCGAGTGCCATCATCACACGCACAGGTCCTACTCACAAATATATCATTGTAGGTGGATATCAATCAGATTCTCAGAAGAGGATGGAGTGCAGCACAGTGATTCTAGGTGAGAAAGGCATCCACTTTGAACCCCTAGAACCACCCAAGTGGACTCCAGATATCATCCACAGTCGCACCTGGTTTGGTGGCAGTACTGGGGAAAGATGTGTCCTTCTGGCTGTTCCTACTGAGGGAAGATCATCCCAGCCTGATTTGCATTACTTCTTTCAGGTGAGCTTCCAAACAGAGGGAGATTACAAAGAAGAGGATGGAACCCTAGCCTGCAGTCAGGAGTCGACAGATTATGACAACTCCACTCCCCTTGAGGACTCTGAAGAACTCTATTTTGGTCGTGAGCCACATGAACTGGAAGACAGCAGTGATGGTGAGGCTGACACTTAcaatgaagaagatgaagaagatgaatCACAAACAGGCTATTGGATCAAATGCTGCCTTGGCTGCCAGGTGGACCCCAACACTTGGGAGCCATACTACTCCACTGAGCTCCATCGGCCAGCCATGATCTTTTGCTCCAGAGGGGAAGGGGGGCACTGGGTCCATGCCCAGTGCATGGAGCTGTCTGAGACCCTGTTGGTCAGACTCTCTCAGGGCAACAAAAAATACTTCTGTCTAGACCACGGAGGCCTGCCCTACCAGGAGATGACCCCACCTCGACAGATTATGTCCATTAAGCGCAGCCCAATGAAAGTCAAATACAGAAGAACACCTCTGACGATGAAGATGTCCCCTGCCAAGAAAAACTTTTTCAAGAGGCTGTTTGACTAA
- the si:ch211-256a21.4 gene encoding uncharacterized protein si:ch211-256a21.4 isoform X2, which yields MKFLELGDSTSRFRSAQSWLGLTGCLCVCYAVCTPFWLKDKGLWAEWNDSKSDETNNEVLEAERVFGVVSFLMALATGALCLVIALCWTSETVRSYSNTRSLLIAGQALYPTTLLLLTMGSTGFFFLLSWSFFTHQHLEEIRQDFSSLGSSYWLGALGWALLLVVETIVFIAEQVVVPDILPDLERAVESWRIASQRENAKRSYSMGYQPAVYKSKLALKRVLSAP from the exons atgaaGTTTCTTGAGCTGGGAGACTCCACCAGTCGCTTCAGGTCTGCTCAGTCCTGGTTGGGATTAACAGgttgcctctgtgtgtgttacGCTGTCTGTACACCCTTCTGGCTCAAAGATAAGGGACTGTGGGCTGAGTGGAATGACAGCAAAAGTGATGAGACAAATAATGAAG TTCTGGAAGCAGAGAGAGTATTTGGAGTCGTTTCCTTCTTGATGGCATTGGCCACTGGTGCTCTGTGCCTGGTGATCGCCCTCTGCTGGACATCTGAGACGGTGCGCTCCTACTCCAACACTCGCTCTCTCCTCATTGCAGGACAGGCTCTCTACCCCACCACCCTGCTGCTGCTCACCATGGGCTCCACAG gtttcttcttcctcctcagctggTCTTTTTTCACCCATCAGCACCTGGAGGAAATTCGCCAGGACTTTTCCAGCCTCGGTTCCTCCTACTGGCTGGGGGCTTTAGGCTGGGCTCTACTATTGGTTGTGGAGACTATTGTCTTTATTGCTGAACAAGTGGTTGTGCCAGACATCTTACCTGACTTAGAGAGGGCAGTGGAGTCATGGAGGATAGCTTCTCAACGTGAGAATGCTAAACGCTCCTACAGCATGGGCTATCAACCTGCTGTCTACAAAAGCAAGCTGGCTCTAAAGAGGGTTTTATCAGCACCATGA
- the rag1 gene encoding V(D)J recombination-activating protein 1, translated as MAAESLETDGPRSSMPAELHHPHSKYSQWKFKLFRVKSMEKAPLPCETQPEIGASLGISHPTASNLEVDDGVGPASVMKLCLGGKSKENVEGPGRRVDLKLQEMDTHMDHLRCLCRVCGAALRKVKGPVHDVHGDLDEVSKCALRKMGCKFTSWPEVILKVFKVDVTEDTESIHPLSFCHRCWMVAIRGGGVCSFTRTKVPEWKPHAHHCYLCSPKKPSFQRTGRKRRKVIPKAQTLAKRTRCDYGESIAVGERRALRPFGDRHGPALRAWKRTGIRREQWVRNITHCQKDHLSTKLISEKLPVDFVVSFTCLVCDHLLSDPVQSPCGHLFCRSCIIKFIHVLGPHCPACNSSCSPDDVISPAKTFISALYSLPLLCPCDGCGEHVRLDSFKAHCLSHEVEKDAYQHSLEFDSYLLANKGGRPRQHLLSLTRRAQKHRLKDLKTQVKVFADKEEGGDLKSVCLTLFLLALRSGNEHRQADELEAMMQGRGFGLSPAVCLAIRVNTFLSCSQYHKMYRTVKATSGRQIFQPLHSLRAAEKELLPGFHQFEWQPALKNVSASCSLGIINGLSGWASSVDDSPADTITRRFRYDVALVSALKDLEEDIMEGLRESGMEDSACTSGFSVMIKECCDGMGDVSEKHGGGPVVPEKAVRFSFTIMSISVLAEGEMEEVTIFREPKPNSELSCKPLCLMFVDESDHEMLTAVLGPIVAERDAMKESRLILSMGGLPRSFRFHFRGTGYDEKMVREMEGLEASGSTYICTLCDSSRAEAAQNMVLHSVTRSHDENLERYEIWRTNPFSESVDELRDRVKGVSAKPFLETQPTLDALHCDIGNAAEFYKIFQDEIGEVYKGVNPSREERRSWRAALDKQLRKKLKLKPVMRMNGNYARRLMTLEAVEVVCELVPSDERKEALRELMRLYLQMKPVWRATCPAKECPDQLCRYSFNSQHFADLLSSTFKYRYNGKITNYLHKTLAHVPEIIERDGSIGAWASEGNESANKLFRRFRKMNARQSKAYELEDVLKHHWLYTSKYLQKFMEAHKDSAKAFQATIDPVEIQDEENLSLEVNDF; from the exons ATGGCGGCAGAAAGCCTGGAGACAGATGGTCCCAGATCCTCTATGCCTGCTGAGCTCCACCATCCCCACTCTAAGTACTCTCAGTGGAAGTTTAAGCTGTTTAGGGTGAAGTCCATGGAGAAAGCCCCTCTACCCTGCGAGACACAGCCTGAGATAGGAGCCTCATTAGGGATCTCACATCCCACAGCTTCAAATTTAGAGGTAGATGATGGTGTGGGTCCAGCGAGTGTTATGAAATTGTGCCTGGGGGGAAAAAGCAAGGAAAATGTGGAGGGCCCTGGCAGGAGAGTAGATTTGAAGTTACAGGAAATGGACACCCACATGGACCACCTCAG GTGTTTGTGCCGTGTCTGTGGAGCAGCCCTGAGAAAAGTCAAAGGACCAGTGCATGATGTTCATGGAGATCTGGATGAGGTGAGCAAATGTGCGCTGCGTAAAATGGGTTGCAAGTTCACCAGCTGGCCTGAAGTCATCCTGAAAGTCTTTAAAGTGGACGTGACAGAGGACACAGAATCTATCCACCCTCTTTCCTTCTGCCATCGCTGCTGGATGGTTGCCATACGAGGAGGGGGCGTCTGTAGCTTCACCAGAACCAAAGTCCCTGAGTGGAAACCTCACGCTCACCACTGCTACCTGTGCTCCCCCAAGAAACCTTCATTCCAAAGGactgggaggaagaggaggaaagtcATTCCCAAAGCCCAGACTCTGGCAAAAAGGACCAGGTGTGACTATGGAGAGAGCATTGCAGTTGGTGAGAGGAGAGCTCTGAGACCCTTTGGGGACCGTCATGGTCCAGCGCTGAGAGCCTGGAAAAGAACCGGCATCCGGAGAGAGCAGTGGGTGAGGAACATTACGCACTGCCAGAAAGACCACCTGAGTACCAAGCTGATCTCTGAGAAGCTCCCAGTGGactttgttgtttctttcaCCTGCCTGGTGTGTGACCACCTGCTCTCTGATCCAGTTCAGTCCCCCTGTGGGCACCTTTTCTGCCGCAGCTGCATTATAAAATTTATCCACGTTCTGGGACCTCATTGCCCTGCCTGCAACTCTTCCTGCAGCCCTGATGATGTCATCTCTCCTGCCAAAACCTTCATTTCAGCCTTGTATTCTCTGCCTCTGCTCTGCCCCTGTGACGGCTGTGGCGAGCATGTAAGACTTGACTCATTTAAGGCCCACTGTCTAAGCCACGAGGTGGAGAAAGACGCATACCAACACTCATTAGAATTTGACAGCTACCTGCTCGCCAATAAAGGGGGTAGACCCCGGCAGCACTTACTCTCGTTAACCCGTCGTGCCCAGAAGCATCGGCTGAAGGATCTGAAGACTCAGGTGAAGGTGTTTGCAGACAAAGAGGAGGGGGGTGATCTGAAGTCTGTGTGTCTGACACTCTTCCTGCTTGCACTGAGATCTGGGAATGAACATCGGCAGGCAGATGAGCTGGAGGCCATGATGCAAG GCAGAGGCTTTGGATTGAGTCCTGCGGTGTGTTTGGCCATTCGGGTCAACACTTTTTTGAGCTGCAGCCAGTATCATAAGATGTACCGGACTGTCAAAGCCACAAGCGGCCGCCAGATCTTTCAGCCTCTGCACAGCCTCCGAGCTGCAGAGAAGGAGCTCCTCCCGGGTTTTCACCAGTTTGAATGGCAGCCAGCTCTCAAGAATGTGTCTGCATCTTGCAGTCTTGGCATAATTAATGGGCTCTCTGGATGGGCATCCTCTGTGGATGACTCCCCAGCTGACACCATCACTCGGCGCTTTCGCTATGATGTGGCACTGGTGTCAGCATTAAAGGATCTGGAGGAGGACATCATGGAGGGGCTGAGAGAGAGTGGGATGGAAGACAGTGCTTGCACCTCGGGCTTTAGCGTCATGATTAAGGAATGCTGTGATGGCATGGGCGATGTCAGCGAGAAACACGGTGGAGGACCAGTTGTCCCAGAGAAGGCTGTCCGCTTCTCTTTCACTATTATGTCTATTTCTGTCCTGGCAGAAGGTGAGATGGAGGAGGTTACCATTTTCAGAGAGCCAAAGCCAAACTCAGAACTGTCCTGTAAGCCCCTTTGCCTGATGTTTGTGGATGAGTCAGACCATGAGATGCTCACGGCCGTCCTGGGGCCTATAGTTGCAGAGCGTGATGCAATGAAAGAAAGCAGGCTCATCCTGTCCATGGGAGGCCTGCCACGATCCTTTCGCTTCCACTTCAGGGGCACAGGATATGATGAAAAGATGGTACGTGAAATGGAGGGCCTGGAGGCTTCTGGATCCACATATATCTGCACTCTGTGTGATTCCAGTCGTGCAGAGGCTGCTCAAAACATGGTGTTACACTCCGTCACCCGCAGTCACGATGAGAACCTGGAGCGTTATGAAATATGGAGAACCAACCCTTTTTCTGAGTCTGTGGATGAGCTGCGAGACAGAGTCAAAGGAGTCTCTGCTAAGCCCTTTCTGGAGACACAGCCTACATTAGATGCGTTACACTGTGACATCGGCAATGCCGCTGAATTCTACAAAATCTTCCAGGATGAGATCGGGGAAGTATACAAAGGGGTCAATCCCAGTCGAGAGGAACGGCGCAGCTGGAGGGCAGCCTTAGATAAACAGCTGAGGAAGAAGTTGAAGCTTAAGCCAGTAATGAGGATGAATGGGAACTATGCCCGCAGGCTAATGACCCTGGAAGCTGTGGAGGTGGTGTGTGAGCTAGTGCCCTCAGATGAGAGGAAAGAGGCCCTGAGGGAGCTTATGAGGCTCTACCTCCAGATGAAGCCTGTGTGGCGCGCCACCTGCCCAGCCAAGGAGTGCCCTGACCAGCTGTGCCGCTACAGTTTTAATTCCCAGCACTTTGCTGACCTCCTCTCCTCTACCTTTAAATATAGATACAATGGAAAGATAACCAATTACCTGCACAAGACCTTGGCTCATGTGCCTGAAATCATAGAGAGAGATGGATCCATTGGAGCCTGGGCCAGCGAGGGGAACGAGTCAGCAAACAAACTCTTCAGGCGTTTTAGGAAGATGAATGCACGTCAGTCAAAGGCCTATGAGTTAGAGGATGTGCTGAAACATCACTGGCTCTACACCTCCAAGTACTTGCAGAAGTTTATGGAGGCTCATAAGGACTCTGCAAAGGCTTTCCAGGCCACCATAGACCCGGTAGAGATTCAGGATGAGGAGAACCTGTCTCTAGAAGTTAAtgatttttga